A single Populus nigra chromosome 13, ddPopNigr1.1, whole genome shotgun sequence DNA region contains:
- the LOC133670822 gene encoding uncharacterized protein LOC133670822 — MELAPRSFYGSWKRYWRRKRYQRFDGAITARKNIKVTRFGGSPRRVWKIKAVPRLRILRSIASPLKLMSKLKNAYINMMLGMAGNVDGTNVFGNKRVPRGRQVKATNYPSEAFEKRLVYEIYKNLLATRELSTVKISN, encoded by the coding sequence atggaACTGGCTCCTCGCTCCTTCTATGGTTCCTGGAAGAGATACTGGAGAAGAAAGCGATACCAGCGATTCGACGGTGCGATCACAGCCCGGAAGAACATTAAGGTGACGAGATTCGGAGGTAGCCCACGAAGGGTATGGAAGATCAAAGCAGTGCCCAGGCTAAGAATTTTGAGGAGCATTGCTTCACCATTGAAGCTAATGAGCAAGCTCAAGAACGCTTATATTAACATGATGCTTGGTATGGCTGGAAATGTGGACGGAACAAATGTTTTTGGAAACAAAAGGGTTCCAAGAGGCAGGCAAGTTAAAGCTACTAATTACCCGAGTGAAGCGTTTGAGAAGAGGTTGGTTTATGAGATTTATAAGAACCTGCTAGCAACTCGAGAATTATCTACCGTGAAGATCAGTAATTAA
- the LOC133670596 gene encoding zinc finger CCCH domain-containing protein 14-like codes for MEITQPPPSGSKPATQTAAQSPPFDYHQPNDQDQFASNFTSLYLSIFPPKPLLLPNSLSFTPSTTASPTSSSAADEIATENSLRQARLILEYQDLCDHYNVSLSRLQTLTNELELIRQENADLRVANSELLKLINLSSQAAAMQHQGRAFGISRDVAIERRNSVNNVERERVTLPKSISVRSSGYVKVNQAVSGNVSTNGGGRDGASSNSSRSRVASQLDQLVSGSCMQMQQRVYVPGGGGGKRSEEEIAAGMELEVFNQGMWKTELCNKWQETGTCPYDNNCQFAHGIGELRPVIRHPRYKTQACRMVLAGGVCPYGHRCHFRHSLTDQDRLLLGPR; via the exons ATGGAGATAACGCAACCACCACCGTCCGGTTCAAAACCGGCGACGCAAACAGCTGCACAATCACCACCTTTTGATTACCACCAACCAAACGATCAAGATCAGTTCGCGTCCAATTTCACCTCTCTCTACCTCTCGATCTTCCCGCCAAAACCCTTGCTGCTCCCGAACTCGCTCTCCTTCACTCCCTCCACCACCGCCTCCCCTACCTCCTCCTCCGCTGCCGATGAGATTGCCACCGAGAACAGCCTCCGCCAAGCTCGACTGATTCTCGAGTACCAGGACCTCTGCGATCACTACAATGTCTCTCTCTCGCGCCTCCAAACCCTAACTAATGAACTTGAGTTGATTCGTCAAGAGAACGCGGATCTCAGAGTCGCAAATAGTGAGCTCCTCAAGCTTATCAATCTCTCTTCTCAGGCCGCCGCGATGCAGCATCAGGGCAGAGCTTTTGGAATCAGCCGTGATGTTGCCATTGAGAGAAGGAACAGTGTTAATAATGTCGAGAGAGAGAGGGTGACGTTGCCGAAGAGCATTTCCGTCAGATCTAGTGGTTACGTGAAGGTGAATCAAGCGGTTTCTGGTAATGTGAGCACCAATGGAGGCGGTCGCGATGGTGCAAGTAGTAACTCGAGTCGGTCTCGTGTGGCGAGTCAGCTCGATCAACTCGTTTCTGGATCG TGCATGCAGATGCAGCAGAGGGTGTATGTGCCAGGAGGAGGAGGGGGGAAGAGATCAGAGGAGGAAATAGCTGCTGGAATGGAATTGGAGGTGTTTAATCAGGGGATGTGGAAGACAGAGCTGTGCAACAAGTGGCAAGAGACAGGCACGTGTCCTTATGATAACAATTGCCAGTTTGCTCATGGCATTGGCGAGCTACGTCCAGTAATCAGACACCCGAGATATAAGACTCAAGCTTGCCGTATGGTTCTCGCTGGAGGGGTTTGTCCTTATGGACACAGATGCCACTTTCGCCACTCTCTCACTGACCAAGACAGGTTACTACTGGGTCCTCGTTGA